CGGCAGAGCTGCCCGAGCTCATCCGATGAGGAGCTGCGGATGGTGAAATCCAGATCGTTTGCCATGATGCGGTCTGCACTGTCTGTGAGGAGTGCTATGGGTTCTCTCAGTTTCATGCGATAGAACAATGAGGAAGTGAGAATCAGTGCAGTGACAAAGAATAAAACAGGCAGAATAAACTGAAGGGCTTCCAGTACACCGGCGAACTGAAGGGCGGATTCCGAAGGAGCGGGAAGCTCTGTCATGACTGCCGTGTGCGGATCGATCATAATTCCCTCAGGCGCGATAATGCCGCGTAATCTTATACACCCCCAGAAAGCAGCCACGGATAGTATGAAGGCGGCGATAATGCTGATAAACGTCAGGGTAAACAACGATTTTCTTAGGCTCATCTGCTTTATCCAATCCATTTATATCCAACCCCCCATACAGTTTCGATATATATGTGAAACGAGACGGAGGCGAACTTGGCCCGGATTTTCCGGATATGTTCCATGATCGTATCGCTGCTGCCGGATCCATCCATTCCCCATATACGTTCATAGATACGTTCACGGTCAAAAATCTGACCTGCGTTCAGGGATAGTAATTCTACGATCTCGAATTCTCTCTTTGATAACGAGACGGCGGTTCCGTTTATCGTAAGTATCCGTTTCGTATAATCGATAGTCATATCATTAAAAAAACGGAGAGTGGAATGCTCCGGTTTTCTGTTTTCACGCCGAATATGTGCCGCGACCCTTGCCCCCAGCTCGTCGATATCAAAGGGCTTAACGATGTAATCATCCGCACCTGCCTGAAATCCTCTGATTTTATCTGCTGTATCATCGCGGGCAGTCAGAAAAAGAATCGGACAGGAAATGTGTGTACGGAGGCGTTCGCAGACTGTGAGGCCGTCCAGTTCGGGCATTGTGATGTCAAGAAGAATCAAATCGGGCTGACAGGAAGCCTTCTGCAGTGCTTCCGCGCCGCTGTACGCTGTATAGACCAGATACGAGGACATTTCAAAATAACTTCTGAGCATATCGACGACACCTCTTTCATCATCTACAAGTAAGAGTTTTTTGCACAAAATGTTCATCTCCTTTAATGCTGTATATTTCATTTTCTCATATAAATCTCAAATGTTTCTCAAGAAAAAAACGGCATAGCACGTAGCTATACCGTTTTTCATTTCTCTTAAAGCTGAACCAGTTGTTGTAATGCTGTATTTTTAATGATCGTTTCGCCGTGTTCCAGCAGATATGCCTCACCAGCTGCAGAAAATGCCTTCCCAATGCCGTATTCTGAAAGCATGTTGCAGATCTTATTGAATTCTTCCGGTGTACGGTCTGACTGGTGAAGAACCAGCGCAAATGTTTTTTGCTGGAGGTTCTTGTAAAGGGAATTTGTACCCTCGAAAAATCCATTTAAGGCGTGTGCCGCTTCGATTACATCGTCGAGTGACTGAAAACTGAACAGGCGAACCAGATTCACTGCGGGTTCGGAAGTCGGAGCTGTCTCTTCCTTGGTCTCTTTTTTCGCGGCTCGTCCTTTTAACTTCGCCTCACAAAGTTTTTGAAAAATGTCAATGATGTCATCGGCACCAGATACCTGAGGCGTCTCAGAAACATCCAGAGAAATCTCAGATGTCGGTGTGAATTTGGAAAAGCGTGTATCCAGCTCTTCAGGATCTTCGACTTTCGTTATGATCAGGACAATGCTGTCCGGAGTAACCGGAATTGCCTCAATCATAAGAGGAATATTATCTGCTTCAAATCCAAGCTCATTTTGAGCTTTCAGCATCATATCTCGAAATAGATTCTTGGCTTTATCGGTACCGTAAGCCAATTCACTAAGTTTAATTTCACGGTTGGCTAAATCATCACTGGTAAGCGTACAACGTATCTGGTTGTCGTTGATCTTTTCAATCTTCATACTATCACATCCTATCCATTCATGATGAATTCTATATCAAGGAAGGAAAAACCTGCATCGATATATTCTGCTCCTACTATATTATATACCACCCTATTAGAATATGTAAAGTGCTTAAGAAAACTTTCAGATTCTACATGAAAATTTATATAATGCCAAATCAGGCAGAGGATACCTTATCAGGAAACAGATGGTTGTACAAATGTATGAAAAGAAAATTATGGTCATGAATTTAAGTTATTCAATATATTCGTTATTTATGACTAAAAACATTAATTTGTAAATAATTTATACAAATTTACAGCAACATCTGCTTAGAAAGCATATTTAAACTACATAAAATAACATGATTCGCTACGGTTTGTCGATTTGGGAAAAATAAGTCTTGCAATGTCCTCCGAATTTAGTATAATGGTACTTAAGAAAAGATGGCATTACATCCCAATCTAAACGAACTCATATTTTAAATCAATTAATTTCAAAGGCGTGTCGCCGTATTACCCAATTATACCATAATTTTATGAACATAAACCCCGTCAGCAGGCACCGTTATTTTTTGATGTCATCTTTTCCAGAACCAGGGATTGGTTTGCAGATTAGCAGGAAAGGAGATGTGGCTGGCCTCAGATAAAGATAATATATCACGAGAAAGAGGAAGTGCCATACCATGGAAAATGGGAAAAAAGAAGAAAAAGAAGGATGAGGCCCTGCTCAATGAGCTGAAAGCATATCAGGCTCAAGGGGTTTTGCTGATGCTGGACGGAAGGCCAAGTACGCCGAAGGCTATTATGAAAGCACACGGCATCGCGGAAGATGGGGCGTATATGCGCGATTATGTACAGGACGAAGAAGGGAGAGTGGAAACCTTACAGTTTGACTTGATTACGAAGAAATAGGATGCTGCACCCGAAGCAAAGTACTGAGTCCCCGCTCTGCACGGCTGGCGCTTCGGGTGCGCGACTTACAAGCAAGCTTGACGCAGCTTTTTGCACCAATTCCCCCGCCGTCCTGAACAGTTACATGAAATTAATCTTAAAATGTCGAAATAGGTAATGACGAACAAAAGATATATTGTTATAATGTAACTTATGAGCAGGAAAGGGAAGCCGAACGAAGCTCTTGAGATACTTACGCGTAAGGGACGAAGTGCCTGAAGCGGAAGGAATGAGCAGGAAAGGGAAACGGGAACGAAACCTGCGTGAGGGGATAAAAATAAACAGCGGGAGGTATGACGGAATGAAAAAAAAGGCAGCTCCGATACTGGTTGTCATTCTGTTGATAATTTTGGTAGCGGCAGCCGGTGTGTTGTCATTTGTCATCAAGAGGTTTACACCGAGCAATGAGAAGATGGACGGCAGTGAATATTTTGGACTGGAACAGGATACGGATGTGGCACTTGTGGTAAACCGGGAAGTGCTGGAGGATGCAGGGAAATTTATCGATGGAAACATCTATATACAGGACGCCACGGTGAGTAAATATATAAACCAGAGGTTTTACTGGGATGCAAATAACAAGGTCATGCTTTATACGCTTCCTGAAGAAGTGATCACACTGACACCGGACATTACGGAATATCTGGTTGCCGGGGAAACACAAAAGGAAGAGGTTCCGATGATCAGATCGGAAGGTGATGTTTTTTATGTTTCTCTTGAGTTTCTGAAAAAATACAGTGATATGTCCTGCGAGGCATATGAGGATCCGGCAAGGGTCGTGATCAGTACAGAAGCCGGCAGCGTACAGATGGTTGATGCGTCTTCCGATTATGAGATACGGCAGAAGGGCGGCATAAAAAGCCCGATCCTGACGGAGGGAAAGAAGGGAGATGCCCTGTATTACCTGGAGTCGATGGAGAACTGGACAAAAGTGTCTACGAGTGACGGATATACCGGCTATATCCGAAATGAAGATATTTCCGGAGTGCGGGAAGAAGAGTCCGCTGTAAAGACTCAGGGATTGGAATACACCAGCATCCGGAAAGATTACAAGATCAATCTGGGATGGCACATGATGATGAACCGTGAAGGCAATCAGGAACTTGCGTCTAAGATTGAAGGCTGTACCGGACTCAATACAATTTCACCGACGTGGTATACCTTTGCGGATGATAAAGGAAAACTACAGTCTCTGGCTAGCCCGGCATATGTGAAGCAGGCGCATGAGGCCGGGATCGAGGTCTGGGGACTGATTGAAAATATTAATACTGAAGTCAGTACGCTCGATGTTCTCTCTGTCACAGAAAACCGGACGAAAATCATACAGCAGCTGATGAAATCGGCTAAGTGGACGGGAATGGACGGTATCAACGTGGACTTTGAAAGCATAACGGAAGACAGTGCGCCGCACTATGTGCAGTTTATCAGGGAGCTTTCTGTTGCGTGCCGAAAAGCACAGCTTGTACTGTCTGTGGACAACCCCGTTCCGCAGCCATACAATGAATTTTACAACCTGAAAGAACAGGGGATCATGGCGGATTACGTAATTATTATGGGATATGATGAGCATTATTCAGGTTCGGAGGAAGCGGGATCCGTTGCTTCCCTGCCTTTTGTGAAAGATGGAATTGAACAGACACTGAAAGAGGTACCGAAAGAGAAAGTGATCAATGCCATACCATTTTATACGAGATTGTGGACTCAGCCGTATGGATCCAGCAACATTACCAGCGAGACAATGGGAATGGATACAGCTGCCGCTTATGTGAGGGAGCATCAGATGGAGACATACTGGGACGGTGAAGCCGGACAGAATGTAGCTGAGCTTCAGGGAGATGATGCATTGTATCAGATCTGGCTGGAAGATGACCAGTCAGTCGAGGAAAAAATGAAACTGATTCAGTCATATGACCTGGCAGGTGTCGCGTCATGGCAGCTCGGATACCAGAACAACAGTGTGTGGGCTGTGATCAGCAAATACCTGCAGTAGACAGAAAGGGGAAACGCATGAGTGAAAATGAATTGTTTAAGACAACATTAATGGGGGGATATGACAAGGACGACGTGATGGAACAGATGAGGAAGATGAAGGAGACTCACACAGGGGAAATTACCCGTCTTGCGAAGGAAATTCAAAAGAAAAACAGCAGGATCGAAGAACTGACAGAGCGTCTCGTCTCAAAAGAAGAACAGAAAGAACAGCTGGAACGCAATATTAAGAACAAATATCAAAAGTATATCGATCATTATGAAAGCATATCGAGACTGGTACTGGAATCACAGATCCGGGCCGAGAACATCATCAAGGATGCACAGAAGAAGGCGGACGATATTGTACGTCAGGCAGAGAAAGAAGCACAGAAGCGAATCGACACGGTGCAGTCGGAAGTAGACAGGCGCCTCGCAGACGGGCAGAGCAAATACATAGCGGTGCAGGAAGAGATGAATGCGATCGTTGAACTGATTAACCAGGCACAGCAGCGGTTTATGGCCTCCTATAAAGAGGTTCACAGCATTATCAGCACGATGCCGGAATCCCTTCGGAATTTTGAGGATGATATAACGAATGATCTGGAAGTTGATATCAGGGAACAGGATCCGGAGCTGGAGGCGGCAGGAAAATCCATGCGTGAGATTGAACGCAAGATCAGAAAAGACCTTGATCTCGAGGACAGTCTGGATGATGCAGACGATCTGACAGAGGAAGATCTGGAGAAATTTCTATACAAACACGGGATTATCCGTAAGGATAAAATGGATGAATAAAAAGGCAGGTCATTGTCCTTTCCCTTAACGTTAAGTTGAGGGGGCGGGCGATGACCTGCTTTGATATTTTAGTTCCCGGATGAAGCTTTTGCCACGAAATAACGGAAGGTTGAGCCGCCGAAGTCATATTCTTTTTCCAGTGCGAAATGTTCATGAAACCAGGAGGCAGCCCGGGGGGCAAACGACTCCATTTTTTCGATGGTAGCCTGTCCGGTAAAGACCCCGGTGACCTCTTTTTCCTGAATATCCTGTATCACGTAATCCGCAACCTGAGGGCGGACTGATAAATCCGTAAAATCCAGAGTAAAGCAGTTTGTTGACCAGCCGAGCAGGCTGTAGATCTCTGAGACGGATACGCCGAAACCGTAGGTGTGGGGAGGTATCTCAGAGGCAATCGTATCGGCGAACTCCTGGAGTTCTGCCATATCATGATAATTTTTCTTAATATCACTGTTGTATGCGTATTGTACCGTTGTGCCAAGTGTCAGCACGAGCAGGACAGACAGGGATAAGGCGCAAAAACTGATTTTCCCAAGCTGTGCAAAAGAATGTTCAAAAAGCTTCGAAAAAGAAAATTTCCTCAGCTGCGGCAGCGTGCATGCAGCCAGTATGCACAGGAAGAGAACGGCCTGCAGATGACAGACATCCAGGTTGTGGTAGGCAGGGCGGTTCATAAAATACGTGAGCTGTCCAAGTGAGATTACGGACAGAAAAAAACTGAATGCCGGAAGTACCGGGGGGGTCGAGGGGGCATAAGTGTGAAAGCATCTCATGGAGGAGATGCCCCAGGCAGCTGCAATAAAAAAGAGCAGCAGCACACCCATGTAAGCGGCAGGATACAGGGGGAGATCCAGGTGAAGAAGGTCTGTCATGTAGGAGGCGGACATCAGCGGAAACAGAAACTCCCGGAGGGAATTTACCGATGAATCCTGCATGATATTATACAGGTTTACGAGACCGTAAGCCCCGAAGAAAACAGCGGCGATGGCAGCACAG
The Ruminococcus gauvreauii genome window above contains:
- a CDS encoding glycosyl hydrolase family 18 protein, with amino-acid sequence MKKKAAPILVVILLIILVAAAGVLSFVIKRFTPSNEKMDGSEYFGLEQDTDVALVVNREVLEDAGKFIDGNIYIQDATVSKYINQRFYWDANNKVMLYTLPEEVITLTPDITEYLVAGETQKEEVPMIRSEGDVFYVSLEFLKKYSDMSCEAYEDPARVVISTEAGSVQMVDASSDYEIRQKGGIKSPILTEGKKGDALYYLESMENWTKVSTSDGYTGYIRNEDISGVREEESAVKTQGLEYTSIRKDYKINLGWHMMMNREGNQELASKIEGCTGLNTISPTWYTFADDKGKLQSLASPAYVKQAHEAGIEVWGLIENINTEVSTLDVLSVTENRTKIIQQLMKSAKWTGMDGINVDFESITEDSAPHYVQFIRELSVACRKAQLVLSVDNPVPQPYNEFYNLKEQGIMADYVIIMGYDEHYSGSEEAGSVASLPFVKDGIEQTLKEVPKEKVINAIPFYTRLWTQPYGSSNITSETMGMDTAAAYVREHQMETYWDGEAGQNVAELQGDDALYQIWLEDDQSVEEKMKLIQSYDLAGVASWQLGYQNNSVWAVISKYLQ
- a CDS encoding adaptor protein MecA is translated as MKIEKINDNQIRCTLTSDDLANREIKLSELAYGTDKAKNLFRDMMLKAQNELGFEADNIPLMIEAIPVTPDSIVLIITKVEDPEELDTRFSKFTPTSEISLDVSETPQVSGADDIIDIFQKLCEAKLKGRAAKKETKEETAPTSEPAVNLVRLFSFQSLDDVIEAAHALNGFFEGTNSLYKNLQQKTFALVLHQSDRTPEEFNKICNMLSEYGIGKAFSAAGEAYLLEHGETIIKNTALQQLVQL
- a CDS encoding response regulator transcription factor; its protein translation is MNILCKKLLLVDDERGVVDMLRSYFEMSSYLVYTAYSGAEALQKASCQPDLILLDITMPELDGLTVCERLRTHISCPILFLTARDDTADKIRGFQAGADDYIVKPFDIDELGARVAAHIRRENRKPEHSTLRFFNDMTIDYTKRILTINGTAVSLSKREFEIVELLSLNAGQIFDRERIYERIWGMDGSGSSDTIMEHIRKIRAKFASVSFHIYIETVWGVGYKWIG